The following coding sequences lie in one Azospirillum humicireducens genomic window:
- a CDS encoding response regulator transcription factor, whose protein sequence is MRLLLIEDNRRLASLTAEGLRKAGFAVDPVHSAEEASAALAVAGFDAVLLDLGLPDADGLSLLSALRAKADTTPVLILTARDAVDDRVRGLNLGADDYLLKPFALEELVARIRALLRRPGAALGMVLQLGNIALDSADRLATVAGQPLDLTRRELDALELLLRRAGRVVSKAALENGLYGFGEEVGSNAVEVLIHRLRKRLQAAGASAGVQTLRGIGYILIEDPPGAGAGSDVGSGVGSGG, encoded by the coding sequence TTGCGGCTGCTGCTGATCGAAGACAACCGCCGGCTCGCGTCCCTGACCGCGGAGGGGCTGCGCAAGGCCGGCTTCGCCGTCGACCCCGTCCACAGCGCGGAGGAGGCGTCGGCCGCCCTGGCGGTCGCCGGCTTCGACGCCGTGCTGCTCGACCTCGGCCTGCCCGATGCCGACGGGCTGAGTCTGCTGTCCGCCCTGCGGGCGAAGGCCGACACCACCCCGGTGCTGATCCTGACCGCCCGCGACGCGGTGGACGACCGGGTCCGCGGCCTCAACCTGGGGGCCGACGACTATCTGCTGAAGCCCTTCGCGTTGGAGGAGCTGGTGGCGCGCATCCGCGCCCTGCTGCGGCGGCCGGGGGCGGCGCTGGGAATGGTGCTGCAACTCGGGAACATCGCCCTCGATTCGGCCGACCGGCTGGCGACCGTCGCCGGCCAGCCGCTGGACCTCACACGGCGGGAGCTGGACGCGCTGGAACTTCTGTTGCGCCGTGCCGGCCGCGTGGTGTCCAAGGCGGCGCTGGAGAACGGCCTCTACGGTTTCGGCGAGGAGGTCGGCTCCAACGCGGTGGAGGTGCTGATCCACCGGCTGCGCAAGCGGCTGCAGGCGGCGGGCGCCAGCGCCGGCGTCCAGACCCTGCGCGGCATCGGCTATATCCTGATCGAGGACCCGCCCGGAGCCGGTGCGGGCAGCGACGTGGGAAGCGGCGTGGGAAGCGGCGGATGA
- a CDS encoding tripartite tricarboxylate transporter substrate binding protein, whose product MKFWKSLTLAAAAGAMFMSATNAEAAYPEKPITMIVAFGAGGGTDLLIRALAPFLEKQLGDGSRVEVVNKPGAGGEIGFAAIADSAPDGYTIGAINSPNVNAIPIERQARYSLDRLDPLYNLVDDPSSFAVHNEGQFKTLTDVVAFAKANPNGVTVGTTGIGSDDHLAMLVFQRQAGVTFTHVPFQGSAANEAALANKKIMLSAVNIGEAMQYKQKDPITVLGVMADKKVEQAPGVATFKEQGFAALMSSLRGIAAPKGLPPDVRTKLVDALDKAANDPGFQAKAKELYQPVRLLPPEKYAAELAESTKELRDLWATNPWLK is encoded by the coding sequence ATGAAGTTCTGGAAGTCTCTGACTCTGGCGGCTGCGGCCGGTGCGATGTTCATGTCGGCCACCAACGCCGAGGCGGCCTATCCGGAGAAGCCGATCACGATGATCGTGGCCTTCGGCGCCGGCGGCGGCACCGATCTGCTGATTCGCGCCCTGGCGCCCTTCCTTGAGAAGCAGCTGGGCGACGGCAGCCGGGTCGAGGTGGTGAACAAGCCGGGCGCCGGCGGCGAGATCGGCTTCGCCGCCATCGCCGATTCGGCCCCCGACGGCTACACCATCGGCGCGATCAACTCGCCCAACGTCAACGCCATCCCGATCGAACGCCAGGCCCGCTATTCGCTGGACCGGCTCGACCCGCTCTACAATCTGGTCGACGATCCCAGCTCCTTCGCGGTCCACAACGAAGGGCAGTTCAAGACGCTGACCGACGTTGTGGCCTTCGCCAAGGCCAATCCCAACGGCGTCACCGTCGGCACCACCGGCATCGGGTCCGACGACCATCTGGCGATGCTGGTGTTCCAGCGCCAGGCCGGCGTGACCTTCACCCATGTGCCCTTCCAGGGTTCCGCCGCGAACGAAGCGGCGCTGGCCAACAAGAAGATCATGCTGAGCGCCGTGAACATCGGCGAGGCGATGCAGTACAAGCAGAAGGACCCGATCACCGTCCTGGGCGTGATGGCCGACAAGAAGGTGGAGCAGGCTCCCGGCGTCGCAACCTTCAAGGAGCAGGGCTTCGCCGCGCTGATGTCGTCGCTGCGCGGCATCGCCGCCCCGAAGGGGCTGCCGCCGGATGTCCGCACCAAGCTGGTCGACGCGCTGGACAAGGCCGCCAACGATCCGGGCTTCCAGGCCAAGGCGAAGGAGCTGTATCAGCCGGTCCGCCTGCTGCCGCCGGAGAAATATGCCGCCGAACTGGCCGAGTCGACCAAGGAACTGCGCGATCTGTGGGCCACGAACCCCTGGCTGAAGTAA
- a CDS encoding YcbK family protein: MSSSPLSLKRRSLLIGCGALVLMSDRALAAPAAPRRLSLRNQHTGETFEGPYRDASGPLPDAMADLSKLLRDHRANKEGPIDVGTLDFLADIMEAVGEPKATILSAFRTPETNAMLAARSLGVAEHSQHLLGRALDITLPSRLPDAHRSALELKRGGVGWYPRSHFLHIDTGPLRSWEMFGQNLDGLFAPGIRGARPRTVSQRMQLHRALARRQLLGRR; the protein is encoded by the coding sequence ATGTCCTCCTCGCCCCTCTCCCTGAAGCGCCGAAGCCTGCTGATCGGCTGCGGAGCGCTCGTCCTGATGTCGGACCGCGCGCTGGCCGCACCCGCGGCACCCCGCCGCCTCAGCCTCCGGAACCAGCACACCGGCGAGACGTTCGAGGGGCCCTACCGCGACGCCTCCGGTCCGCTGCCCGACGCGATGGCCGACCTTTCCAAACTTCTGCGCGACCACCGCGCCAACAAGGAGGGGCCGATCGACGTCGGCACGCTCGATTTCCTGGCCGACATCATGGAGGCGGTGGGGGAGCCGAAGGCGACCATCCTGTCGGCCTTCCGCACGCCGGAAACCAACGCCATGCTGGCCGCCCGCAGCCTGGGGGTGGCGGAGCACAGCCAGCATCTGCTGGGCCGTGCGCTGGACATCACCCTGCCCTCCCGCCTGCCCGATGCGCATCGCAGCGCGCTGGAGCTCAAGCGCGGCGGGGTCGGCTGGTATCCGCGCTCGCATTTCCTGCACATCGACACCGGCCCGCTGCGCAGCTGGGAGATGTTCGGGCAGAATCTGGACGGGCTGTTCGCCCCCGGAATCCGCGGCGCCCGCCCCCGCACCGTATCCCAGCGCATGCAGCTTCACCGCGCGCTCGCCCGCCGCCAGCTTCTCGGCAGGCGCTGA
- a CDS encoding hydroxyacid dehydrogenase, with the protein MPDIIISEFMQPSAVDDLRRDFDVHYDETLYKRLDELYAMGQDARAICIRNETEIRGAFFDAFPNLKAVGRLGVGLDNIDVPACRERGIAVLPATGANEVSVAELAIAGLMMLVRGTTYFATPDVVAGKWPRGRLIGREVSGKTLGIVGFGRIGRHVARRAQGLDMTVIAADPHVPADDPVWARMGVEKVSFDRIWDSADALSLHLPYTPETHNLVSAEVIARLKPGTILVNVARGGIVDEAALAAALKSGHLGGALLDVFATEPLPAGNPFQDVPNLILTPHIGATTDEARVRTGHMIADNVRAVLTGTIPDTAIV; encoded by the coding sequence ATGCCCGACATCATCATTTCCGAATTCATGCAGCCGAGCGCCGTGGACGATCTGCGCCGCGACTTCGACGTGCATTACGACGAGACGCTCTACAAGCGCCTGGACGAGCTGTATGCGATGGGCCAGGACGCCCGCGCCATCTGCATCCGCAACGAGACGGAGATCCGCGGCGCCTTCTTCGACGCCTTCCCCAACCTGAAGGCGGTCGGCCGGCTGGGCGTCGGGCTGGACAACATCGACGTGCCGGCCTGCCGGGAACGCGGCATCGCCGTCCTGCCCGCCACCGGCGCGAACGAGGTGTCGGTGGCCGAGCTGGCCATCGCCGGCCTGATGATGCTGGTGCGCGGCACCACCTATTTCGCCACGCCCGACGTGGTCGCCGGCAAATGGCCGCGCGGCCGGCTGATCGGGCGCGAGGTTTCGGGCAAGACGTTGGGAATCGTCGGCTTCGGCCGCATCGGCCGCCATGTCGCCCGCCGCGCCCAGGGGCTGGACATGACGGTGATCGCCGCCGACCCGCATGTGCCGGCCGACGATCCGGTCTGGGCCCGCATGGGCGTGGAGAAGGTCTCGTTCGACCGCATCTGGGACAGTGCCGACGCGCTGTCGCTCCACCTGCCCTACACGCCGGAGACCCACAATCTGGTCAGCGCCGAGGTGATCGCCCGGCTGAAGCCCGGCACCATCCTGGTCAACGTCGCCCGCGGCGGCATCGTCGACGAGGCGGCGCTGGCCGCGGCGCTGAAGAGCGGCCATCTCGGCGGCGCCCTGCTGGATGTCTTCGCGACGGAACCGCTGCCGGCCGGCAACCCGTTCCAGGACGTGCCGAACCTGATCCTGACCCCGCACATCGGCGCCACCACCGACGAGGCGCGCGTCCGCACCGGCCACATGATCGCCGACAATGTCCGCGCCGTGCTGACCGGCACCATCCCGGACACCGCGATCGTCTGA
- the ykgO gene encoding type B 50S ribosomal protein L36: MKIVNSLKSMKTRHKACRVIRRKGRVYVINKQNPRFKARQG; the protein is encoded by the coding sequence ATGAAAATCGTCAACTCCCTGAAGTCGATGAAGACGCGCCATAAGGCCTGCCGCGTGATCCGCCGCAAGGGCCGCGTCTACGTCATCAACAAGCAGAACCCCCGTTTCAAGGCCCGCCAGGGCTGA
- a CDS encoding tripartite tricarboxylate transporter substrate binding protein, translating to MDTNARPAVRGGSTGTAAGPAATGRFDALSRGLRRRAVRLAGAAGIAVSALAAAFGLAGPGAAWAAYPEKPITLIVGYAAGGGSDFIVRSLAPFIEKELGGGTRVIVMNRPGAGGEIGFAAIADAAPDGYTIGLINSPNVVTIPIERQARFSLDRLDPLYNLVDDPGSFVVHKDSPYQTLADVAAFAKANPNSVTVGTTGIGSDDHLAMLMFQRLTQTRLTHVPFPGSADAHRALLGRHIQVTSMNIGESARAREGDPIRILGVMTEERSVQASDVPTFKELGFDVKMASLRGLAAPTGLPPDIRAKLVDAIGKAVLHPEFQDIARKAYQPLRLLPPDQYAAELKTQEATFRAMWKETPWLK from the coding sequence ATGGATACGAACGCGCGTCCCGCCGTGCGGGGTGGATCGACAGGAACGGCCGCCGGTCCGGCCGCAACCGGGCGGTTCGATGCCCTTTCGCGCGGACTGCGGCGGCGTGCCGTCCGGCTGGCCGGTGCCGCCGGGATTGCGGTCTCCGCGCTGGCCGCGGCCTTCGGGCTGGCGGGGCCGGGCGCGGCCTGGGCGGCCTATCCGGAGAAGCCGATCACCCTGATCGTCGGCTATGCGGCCGGCGGCGGATCCGACTTCATCGTCCGTTCGCTCGCCCCCTTCATCGAGAAGGAACTGGGCGGCGGCACCCGCGTCATCGTGATGAACCGCCCCGGTGCCGGCGGGGAGATCGGCTTCGCCGCCATCGCCGACGCGGCTCCCGACGGCTACACCATCGGGCTGATCAACTCGCCCAACGTCGTGACGATCCCGATCGAACGCCAGGCGCGGTTTTCGCTGGACCGGCTCGACCCGCTCTACAATCTGGTCGACGACCCCGGCTCCTTCGTCGTCCACAAGGACAGCCCCTACCAGACGCTGGCCGACGTCGCCGCCTTCGCCAAGGCCAACCCCAACAGCGTGACGGTCGGCACCACCGGCATCGGGTCCGACGATCATCTCGCCATGCTGATGTTCCAGCGCCTGACCCAGACCCGGCTGACCCATGTGCCCTTTCCGGGCAGCGCCGACGCCCACCGCGCGCTTCTGGGCCGGCATATCCAGGTGACCTCGATGAACATCGGCGAATCGGCGCGGGCCCGCGAAGGCGACCCGATCCGCATCCTGGGCGTGATGACCGAGGAGCGGTCGGTCCAGGCCTCCGACGTGCCGACCTTCAAGGAGCTGGGGTTCGACGTGAAGATGGCGTCGCTGCGCGGTCTGGCCGCGCCGACGGGGCTGCCGCCGGACATCCGCGCCAAGCTGGTGGATGCCATCGGCAAGGCCGTGCTGCATCCGGAATTCCAGGACATCGCCCGCAAGGCCTATCAACCGCTGCGCCTGCTGCCCCCCGACCAGTATGCGGCGGAGCTGAAGACCCAGGAGGCGACCTTCCGCGCCATGTGGAAGGAGACGCCCTGGCTGAAGTGA
- the tyrS gene encoding tyrosine--tRNA ligase, which translates to MSSKSSAAEFLHILRERGFLHQCSDPAADLSGLAGAAPGGVLTAYVGFDATAASLHVGHLLSIMALRWLQRTGNRPIVLIGGGTTKIGDPSFRDTTRPMLDDAQIAANAAGLRRVFGQYMTFGDGPTDAVMVDNADWLDGLDYVPFLRDVGRHFTINRMLSFESVRQRMEREQPLTFLEFNYMILQAYDFLELSRRHGCLLQMGGSDQWGNIVNGIELARRVERRELFGLTTPLLTTASGTKMGKTAGGAVWLNADARSPFDFWQFWRNTEDADVGRFLRLFTELPLDEIARLERLQGAEINEAKIVLATEATRLCHGAAEAEKAAAAAGSPFAPGGDGLPEIALQREGADGVPLADALVAAGLCASKGAARRLIREGGARLDGEPVTDEAAVLTTTAVLSAGRKRHVRLILTP; encoded by the coding sequence ATGTCTTCCAAATCCAGTGCCGCCGAGTTCCTGCATATCCTGCGCGAGCGCGGCTTCCTCCATCAGTGCAGCGACCCGGCCGCCGACCTGTCGGGCCTGGCCGGCGCGGCACCCGGCGGCGTGCTGACCGCCTATGTCGGCTTCGACGCCACGGCGGCCAGCCTGCATGTCGGGCATCTGCTGTCGATCATGGCCTTGCGCTGGCTGCAGCGTACCGGCAACCGCCCCATCGTGCTGATCGGCGGCGGCACCACCAAGATCGGCGACCCCAGCTTCCGCGACACCACGCGGCCGATGCTGGACGATGCGCAGATCGCCGCCAACGCCGCCGGACTGCGCCGCGTCTTCGGCCAGTATATGACCTTCGGGGATGGGCCGACCGACGCGGTGATGGTGGACAATGCCGATTGGCTGGACGGGCTGGATTACGTGCCCTTCCTGCGCGATGTCGGCCGCCATTTCACCATCAACCGCATGCTGAGCTTCGAGTCGGTGCGCCAACGGATGGAGCGCGAGCAGCCGCTGACCTTCCTGGAGTTCAACTACATGATCCTCCAGGCCTATGATTTCCTGGAGCTGTCGCGGCGGCACGGCTGCCTGCTGCAGATGGGCGGGTCGGACCAGTGGGGCAACATCGTCAACGGCATCGAGTTGGCCCGCCGGGTGGAGCGGCGCGAGCTGTTCGGCCTGACCACGCCGCTGCTGACCACCGCCTCGGGCACAAAGATGGGCAAGACGGCGGGCGGTGCGGTGTGGCTGAACGCCGATGCGCGCAGCCCCTTCGACTTCTGGCAGTTCTGGCGCAACACCGAGGATGCCGATGTCGGCCGGTTCCTGCGCCTGTTCACCGAACTGCCGCTGGACGAGATCGCCCGGCTGGAGCGGCTGCAGGGGGCCGAGATCAACGAGGCGAAGATCGTGCTGGCGACAGAGGCCACCCGCCTGTGCCACGGGGCGGCCGAGGCCGAAAAGGCGGCTGCGGCGGCCGGGTCCCCCTTCGCACCGGGCGGCGACGGCCTGCCGGAAATCGCCCTGCAGCGTGAGGGGGCCGATGGCGTGCCGCTGGCCGATGCGCTGGTTGCAGCCGGCCTGTGCGCCTCGAAAGGCGCGGCGCGCCGCCTGATCCGCGAGGGCGGCGCCCGGCTGGACGGCGAGCCGGTGACCGACGAGGCGGCGGTGCTCACGACCACCGCCGTCCTGTCGGCGGGCCGCAAGCGCCATGTCCGCCTGATCCTGACGCCTTGA
- a CDS encoding ATP-binding protein — translation MTGRQPPSLMAAIARWLVLVTLLAVATTALLLYVEFKGTHDRMRQRTLSGVARMIEKAVRGPDDRLVAALPDSVRAMLRVNAASFAIVDGDGRLLLGSDGVSGPLDPTGSDRSHAVFRVPARDGEPALYGLSRRIEVDGRRLWIQVVSGEEELHIEWLLEEFVEHFGWIWLPFALVLILVNLVIIHRGLRPLRRASAGAAAIGPDSVSERLPEEGMPREVLPLVRAVNQALDRLEAGYRAQRSFIADAAHELRTPLAVLDAHLALIGTPGAPIRADVAGMTRLVDQLLDLARLDALRIAPGETVDLTALAVEVATHIAPLALDRRRGIEVIGRQDALPVRGAHDPLFRALRNLVENAVCHAPADSTVSIEVAVSATGEPLLRVIDRGPGIPPALRSRVFERFWQGGRDRTTEPTESGGAGLGLSIVARTMAAHGGSVAIADTPGGGTTFTLRFPLQLRRTAAPPAENAAAGGV, via the coding sequence ATGACCGGCAGGCAGCCGCCCTCCCTGATGGCCGCCATCGCGCGCTGGCTCGTTCTGGTCACGCTGCTGGCGGTCGCGACCACGGCGCTGCTGCTCTACGTCGAATTCAAGGGCACCCACGACCGGATGCGCCAACGCACGCTGTCCGGCGTCGCCCGCATGATCGAGAAGGCGGTGCGGGGGCCGGACGACCGGCTCGTCGCCGCCCTGCCCGACTCCGTCCGCGCGATGCTGCGGGTGAATGCCGCCTCCTTCGCCATCGTCGACGGGGACGGCCGGCTGCTGCTTGGCTCCGACGGGGTGTCGGGTCCGCTCGATCCGACCGGCTCCGACCGGTCGCATGCCGTCTTCCGGGTGCCGGCGCGCGATGGCGAACCGGCTCTCTACGGGCTGAGCCGCCGCATCGAAGTCGATGGCCGCCGCCTGTGGATCCAGGTGGTCTCCGGCGAGGAGGAACTGCACATCGAGTGGCTGCTGGAGGAGTTCGTCGAGCATTTCGGCTGGATATGGCTGCCCTTCGCCCTGGTTCTGATCCTCGTCAACCTCGTCATCATCCATCGCGGGCTGCGGCCCCTGCGCCGGGCGTCGGCCGGTGCCGCCGCGATCGGGCCGGACAGCGTGTCGGAACGCCTGCCGGAAGAGGGCATGCCGCGCGAGGTCCTGCCGCTGGTCCGCGCGGTGAACCAGGCGCTGGACCGGCTGGAAGCGGGCTATCGGGCCCAGCGCAGCTTCATCGCCGACGCCGCGCACGAACTGCGCACGCCGCTGGCCGTCCTGGACGCGCATCTGGCGCTGATCGGCACGCCCGGCGCCCCGATCCGGGCGGATGTCGCCGGCATGACCCGGCTGGTGGACCAGCTGCTCGACCTCGCCCGGCTGGACGCCTTGCGGATCGCGCCGGGCGAGACCGTAGACCTGACCGCGCTCGCGGTGGAGGTCGCGACCCACATCGCCCCGCTGGCCTTGGACAGACGCCGCGGGATCGAGGTCATCGGACGGCAGGACGCCCTGCCGGTGCGCGGCGCGCACGACCCGCTGTTCCGCGCCCTGCGCAACCTCGTGGAGAATGCCGTCTGCCATGCCCCCGCCGATAGCACGGTCAGCATCGAGGTGGCGGTCTCGGCCACGGGCGAGCCGCTGTTGCGGGTGATCGACCGCGGTCCCGGCATTCCGCCGGCCCTTCGGTCCCGCGTCTTCGAACGCTTCTGGCAGGGCGGCCGCGACCGGACCACGGAGCCAACGGAGTCCGGCGGCGCGGGACTCGGGCTTTCCATCGTCGCGCGCACCATGGCCGCGCATGGCGGCAGCGTCGCCATCGCCGACACGCCGGGCGGCGGCACCACCTTCACCCTGCGCTTTCCCCTCCAGCTGCGGCGGACTGCCGCACCACCGGCCGAGAATGCCGCGGCCGGCGGCGTGTAA
- the radC gene encoding RadC family protein has translation MAERKTTGRSRKAGSTRSGTELDDAGLTAGLLPFPDLLSSTAAAGVEGEEAGDILSPGDAAGGTACGTAGETSDEAGGDDPHYIDHRERLRRRFLDRGPDALEDYELLEMVLFAVSLRRDVKPLAKLLIRTFGDLWGVVNAPPERLRGLKAEGVSLGTDNAVAIVRIVGAAALRALQQRVIDRPVLASWQALIDYCSAAMAHEPTEQFRLLFLDRKNTLIADEVQQRGTVDHTPVYPREVVKRALELSASAVILVHNHPSGDPTPSRADIEMTKEIVRAANAVGLIVHDHLVIGKGGRHTSFKAQRLL, from the coding sequence ATGGCAGAACGCAAGACGACGGGACGCAGCCGGAAGGCGGGAAGCACGCGGAGCGGAACGGAACTGGACGATGCCGGCCTGACCGCCGGCCTCCTGCCATTTCCCGACCTGCTGTCCTCGACCGCCGCCGCGGGCGTGGAGGGGGAGGAAGCCGGAGACATCCTCTCCCCTGGTGATGCGGCCGGCGGGACCGCTTGCGGAACCGCGGGCGAAACCAGCGACGAGGCCGGCGGCGACGATCCTCACTACATCGATCATCGCGAGCGGCTTCGCCGCCGCTTCCTCGACCGTGGGCCGGACGCGCTGGAGGATTACGAGCTGCTGGAGATGGTGCTGTTCGCCGTCAGCCTGCGGCGCGACGTGAAGCCGCTCGCCAAGCTGCTGATCCGGACCTTCGGCGACCTGTGGGGCGTGGTCAACGCGCCGCCGGAGCGGTTGCGCGGGCTGAAGGCGGAGGGCGTGTCGCTCGGCACCGACAATGCCGTCGCCATCGTTCGCATCGTCGGCGCCGCCGCCCTGCGCGCCCTGCAGCAGCGGGTGATCGACCGGCCGGTTCTGGCCTCCTGGCAGGCGCTGATCGACTACTGCTCCGCCGCCATGGCCCATGAGCCGACGGAACAGTTCCGCCTGCTGTTCCTCGACCGCAAGAACACCCTGATCGCCGACGAGGTGCAGCAGCGCGGCACCGTCGACCACACCCCCGTCTACCCGCGCGAGGTGGTGAAGCGGGCGCTGGAGCTGTCGGCCAGTGCGGTGATTCTGGTCCACAACCACCCCTCCGGCGATCCCACCCCCAGCCGGGCCGACATCGAGATGACCAAGGAGATCGTGCGCGCGGCCAATGCCGTCGGCCTGATCGTCCACGACCATCTGGTGATCGGCAAGGGCGGGCGCCACACCAGCTTCAAGGCCCAGCGCCTGCTGTGA
- a CDS encoding 4-carboxy-4-hydroxy-2-oxoadipate aldolase/oxaloacetate decarboxylase: protein MTVHKDFIRPDATTLEALRAQSPATLHEAMGKKGAMGHPIKPLFPGMRLCGPALTVSCGPTDNLMIHIAVALAKPGDILVVDFKGMTDAGPWGDVLTASAIARGLGGLVIDGCVRDAVAIRDMGFPVFCRGTNMKGTNKTDAKGDINTTIVCGGVMVSAGDIVVADDDGVVVVPRDLAADTLEKAAAREAAEEAYRHKLEAGETTIELLNLKPYLDAAGITL from the coding sequence ATGACCGTTCACAAGGATTTCATCCGCCCCGACGCAACGACGCTGGAGGCTCTGCGCGCCCAATCTCCCGCCACCCTGCACGAGGCGATGGGCAAGAAGGGCGCCATGGGCCACCCGATCAAGCCGCTGTTCCCCGGCATGCGTCTGTGCGGACCGGCGCTGACCGTGTCCTGCGGCCCGACCGACAACCTGATGATCCACATCGCGGTGGCGCTGGCGAAGCCGGGCGACATCCTGGTCGTCGACTTCAAGGGCATGACCGACGCCGGCCCCTGGGGCGACGTGCTGACCGCGTCGGCCATCGCCCGCGGCCTGGGCGGGCTGGTGATCGACGGCTGCGTGCGCGACGCCGTTGCCATCCGCGACATGGGCTTCCCCGTCTTCTGCCGCGGCACCAACATGAAGGGCACCAACAAGACCGACGCCAAGGGCGACATCAACACGACGATCGTCTGCGGCGGCGTGATGGTGTCGGCCGGCGACATCGTGGTCGCCGACGACGACGGGGTGGTGGTGGTGCCGCGCGATCTGGCCGCCGACACGCTGGAGAAGGCCGCCGCCCGCGAGGCCGCGGAAGAGGCCTACCGCCACAAGCTGGAAGCCGGCGAGACGACGATCGAGCTTCTGAACCTGAAGCCCTATCTGGACGCCGCCGGCATCACGCTCTGA
- a CDS encoding cytochrome b — MTVTAYSPAQKSLHWLIALLIVGLYLLTFGEEFYERGHPMRATIWWLHISFGLLLLGLVIARMGLRLVRGIPALPSTMAPAERGASHLVHLGLYALMLAVPLIGVVLTWLRGDTLTFFSLFSIPSPVEADRTLGRSVKDIHELAANLILALAALHMAAALWHHLVRRDGVLGRMLPDRQADRETGLAD; from the coding sequence ATGACCGTCACCGCCTACAGCCCGGCCCAGAAATCCCTGCACTGGCTGATCGCCCTGCTCATCGTCGGCCTTTACCTGCTGACCTTCGGCGAGGAGTTCTACGAACGCGGACACCCGATGCGCGCCACCATCTGGTGGCTGCACATCTCCTTCGGCCTGCTTCTGCTCGGGCTGGTCATTGCCCGGATGGGACTGCGCCTAGTCCGCGGCATCCCGGCGCTGCCGTCCACCATGGCGCCGGCCGAGCGCGGCGCGTCCCATCTGGTCCATCTCGGTCTCTACGCCCTGATGCTGGCGGTCCCGCTGATCGGGGTGGTGCTGACCTGGCTGCGCGGCGACACGCTGACCTTCTTCAGCCTCTTCTCGATTCCATCCCCGGTCGAGGCCGACCGCACGCTGGGCCGGTCGGTGAAGGACATTCACGAGCTTGCCGCCAACCTGATCCTTGCCCTGGCCGCCCTGCATATGGCCGCCGCGCTGTGGCACCATCTCGTCCGCCGCGACGGCGTGCTCGGCCGCATGCTGCCCGACCGGCAGGCCGACCGGGAAACCGGCCTTGCCGACTGA